From a region of the Marinomonas mediterranea MMB-1 genome:
- a CDS encoding TRAP transporter substrate-binding protein, with protein sequence MLKINTWGKWALAGVTAAVLSACGGADKVPETAKVEPKPEKIEWKMVTTWPKNFPGLGTGAEYMAKNITEMSGGRLTVKVYAAGELVPPLEVFDAVSRGTAELGHGASYYWKGKVPAAQFFTAVPFGMTPQEINSWIYHGGGMALWEEIYEPFNLIPLTSGNSGVQMGGWFNKEINSLDDFQGLKMRIPGLGGEVLSKVGGTPINLPGGEIFTALQTGTIDATEFVGPYNDLAFGLYKAAKYYYYPGWHEPGSEMELLVNKKAFEALPKDLQAIVRAASRQATQDMLDEFTAKNNDALQTLVTEHNVDLRPFPKDVLKALKKASEETLNEVAASDEMSKKVYDSFKAFMSKVSAWHAVSERAYINARDAE encoded by the coding sequence ATACGTGGGGAAAATGGGCGCTTGCGGGCGTCACAGCGGCGGTATTGAGCGCATGTGGTGGGGCTGACAAAGTGCCAGAAACGGCAAAAGTCGAACCGAAACCTGAAAAAATCGAATGGAAAATGGTAACCACTTGGCCAAAGAATTTCCCAGGTTTGGGAACGGGTGCTGAGTATATGGCCAAAAACATTACCGAAATGTCGGGTGGGCGACTGACGGTGAAAGTCTATGCTGCGGGTGAGCTGGTTCCACCACTCGAAGTGTTTGATGCGGTATCACGAGGGACGGCTGAGTTGGGTCATGGCGCGTCTTATTACTGGAAAGGCAAAGTGCCGGCTGCACAATTCTTCACTGCGGTACCTTTTGGTATGACGCCTCAAGAGATTAATTCATGGATTTACCATGGTGGCGGTATGGCCCTTTGGGAAGAAATTTATGAGCCTTTTAACCTTATTCCTCTGACTTCTGGTAACAGTGGAGTGCAGATGGGTGGTTGGTTTAATAAAGAAATTAACTCCCTTGATGATTTCCAAGGTTTGAAGATGCGTATCCCTGGGTTAGGTGGCGAAGTGCTGTCTAAAGTAGGTGGAACGCCAATTAACTTGCCAGGTGGTGAAATCTTTACTGCGTTGCAAACGGGCACAATTGACGCCACTGAGTTCGTTGGCCCTTATAATGACTTAGCGTTTGGTTTATACAAGGCGGCCAAATACTACTATTACCCAGGTTGGCACGAGCCGGGCTCCGAAATGGAGTTATTAGTCAACAAAAAAGCGTTTGAAGCGTTGCCGAAAGATTTACAAGCGATTGTAAGAGCGGCTTCTCGTCAAGCGACTCAAGATATGCTTGATGAGTTTACAGCGAAAAATAACGATGCACTGCAAACACTGGTGACAGAGCATAACGTTGATCTTCGTCCGTTCCCTAAAGATGTCTTAAAAGCGTTGAAGAAAGCGTCTGAAGAAACCTTAAACGAAGTTGCAGCAAGCGACGAAATGAGTAAAAAGGTCTACGATTCCTTTAAAGCGTTTATGAGTAAAGTCTCTGCATGGCATGCGGTGTCAGAGCGTGCGTATATCAATGCGCGAGACGCTGAATAA